From a region of the Anomalospiza imberbis isolate Cuckoo-Finch-1a 21T00152 chromosome 3, ASM3175350v1, whole genome shotgun sequence genome:
- the SCAF8 gene encoding SR-related and CTD-associated factor 8 isoform X3, producing MDRFDFGEESEQNEEPKKETPSSQLPLVPESVNNSLFHQLAEQLQQQNLEHLRQQLLEQQQPQKASPEENQEGNFGSEHSASPSQGSSQQQFLEVEANVDDSMDIQQQDMDIDEGQDIAEEEIFEQEEKKSAVRSRSRTRSRSRSRSPRKRRSRSRSGSRKRKHRKRSRSRSRERKRKSSRSYSSERRAREREKERQKKGLPPIRSKTLSVCSTTLWVGQVDKKATQQDLTNLFEEFGQIESINMIPPRGCAYVCMVHRQDAYRALQKLSSGSYKIGSKIIKIAWALNKGVKTEYKQFWDVDLGVSYIPWEKVKLDDLEGFAEGGMIDQETVNTEWETARSSEAAKENTQTTQSATVDKSTVITTQTEAYTQPVTMLQIPVAPAVPAVSLVPPAFPVTMSVPPPGYSPIPPPPFLRASFNPSQPPPGYMPPPVPPVVPPPVVPPPVVPPVVPTPLVQPPLPIAQETMKDVPFTGLVLPVGTVTSNLATPTLSAGSVFNPLPINKPESDDKGPHLTDLQLSSSENNRSVQSDVSSTSGLVGGVQPPSVSSNSGLTGEGPPSTVSSSSGLAGGVQPPSVSSSSGLLGGVQPPTVSSNSGLAGGMQLPAVSSSSSLAGGIQPTNASSNSGLMAGVPPPNVSSSSGLLAGVHPPGVSSSPGLLTGMQPPSVSSSSGILAGVQPPSVSSNSGLLIMPPPNVSTSSGLMGVPPPNISSNSGLLAMQHPAAVPNMPHLNISNQRMPGMPLIDIRPGLMPHSPGPRFPLMQPGMPPQRAIPPPTILDPSLHPPPPRGPFPPGDIFNQTERPFGTPGRQNIDNISNPEKRLPLGGDNIQQEGDRDYRFPPVENRDNLNRPSPVDVRDSVGRPPLDPREGIGRPPVDGREHFARPHIDMRENFGRPGIDNLGRREHFGFNSDKHWGQRGDYDEREHHAFPIYGGPKGFHEDRERFRHVNYRFDSRSGPSWNRGFEQDAHRDFDDRRRPWERQRDRDDRDFNFCREINGNRFGRDRMSNNWIPPPHPRVFEYFDGATSQRKADNMPQVNGENTETDSQPPTAQVQDDPELYEKLTSSVEINKEKSDTEADIESEPVVESTETEGT from the exons ATGGACAGGTTTGACTTTGGGGAAGAATCTGAACAAAATGAAGAGCCTAAAAAGGAAACTCCCTCTTCCCAGTT GCCATTAGTACCAGAATCTGTGAACAACTCACTTTTTCATCAACTAGCTGAACAGCTACAGCAGCAAAATTTAGAACATCTCAGACAACAgcttctggagcagcagcagcctcaaaAG GCAAGCCCAGAGGAGAATCAAGAAGGAAATTTTGGTTCAGAGCACTCTGCATCACCCTCACAAGGGAGTAGTCAACAACAGTTTTTAGAAGTGGAAGCAAATGTAGATGATTCCATGGATATTCAACAACAG GACATGGATATAGATGAAGGTCAGGATATTGCTGAAGAAGAGATTTTtgaacaagaagaaaagaaatcagcTGTTCGTTCAAGATCAAGAACTCGTTCAAGATCTCGTTCAAG GTCACCAAGAAAACGAAGGTCTAGATCACGGTCTGGTTCTCGTAAGCGGAAACACAGAAAACGTTCACGCTCAAGAtcaagagaaaggaagagaaagtcATCTCGGTCATACTCCAGTGAAAGAAGGGctagggaaagggaaaaagaacgTCAGAAAAAGGGATTGCCTCCTATACGGTCAAAAACACTAAGTG TTTGCAGTACTACTCTTTGGGTAGGTCAAGTAGACAAGAAGGCTACACAGCAAGATCTAACAAACTTGTTTGAAGAATTTGGACAAATAGAGTCAATTAAT ATGATTCCCCCAAGAGGATGTGCTTATGTCTGTATGGTACATAGACAAGATGCGTATCGTGCTCTTCAGAAGCTTAGTTCTGGATCATATAAAATTGGATCTAAAATTATTAAG attgcTTGGGCTTTGAATAAAGGTGTGAAAACAGAATACAAGCAATTCTGGGATGTGGATTTGGGAGTTTCCTATATTCCATGGGAGAAAGTGAAATTGGATGATTTGGAGGGCTTTGCTGAAGGTGGCATGATTGACCAGGAAACAGTAAATACAG AGTGGGAAACAGCCAGAAGCTCAGAAGCTGCTAAAGAAAATACTCAAACGACGCAGAGTGCTACAGTTGATAAGAGTACCGTTATTACAACACAGACAGAAGCTTACACACAACCAGTCACTATGCTGCAG aTTCCAGtagctccagctgtgcctgctGTTAGCTTGGTTCCACCTGCATTTCCTGTCACAATGTCTGTCCCTCCTCCTGGTTATAGCCCAATTCCTCCTCCACCCTTCTTGAGAGCAAGTTTCAACCCTTCACAGCCACCTCCAG GTTATATGCCTCCTCCAGTTCCACCTGTTGTCCCACCACCTGTTGTCCCGCCACCTGTTGTCCCACCAGTTGTTCCAACAC CTTTAGTACAGCCTCCATTACCAATTGCACAAGAGACGATGAAGGATGTTCCTTTTACTGGCCTTGTTCTACCAGTTGGCACAGTTACTAGCAATCTTGCTACTCCAACATTATCTGCTGGAAGTGTTTTTAATCCCCTGCCAATCAACAAACCAGAATCAGATGACAAAGGACCACATCTTACAGACCTTCAGCTTTCTTCCAGTGAAAACAATAGATCTG TGCAGAGTGATGTCTCGAGTACCTCTGGACTTGTTGGAGGAGTGCAGCCACCCAGTGTCTCAAGCAATTCTGGACTTACTGGAGAAGGGCCACCATCCACTGTCTCAAGTAGCTCTGGGCTTGCAGGGGGAGTTCAGCCACCCAGTGTTTCAAGCAGCTCTGGACTTTTAGGAGGAGTGCAACCACCAACTGTTTCCAGCAATTCTGGTCTTGCAGGAGGAATGCAGCTACCTGCTGTCTCCAGTAGCTCTTCTCTTGCTGGCGGGATTCAGCCAACTAACGCCTCAAGTAACTCTGGACTTATGGCTGGAGTGCCACCACCAAATGTCTCAAGTAGCTCAGGGCTTCTAGCTGGAGTTCATCCGCCCGGTGTCTCAAGCAGCCCTGGCCTTCTGACAGGAATGCAGCCACCCAGTGtgtccagcagctcaggaatTCTGGCAGGAGTACAGCCACCGAGTGTTTCAAGCAACTCTGGGCTTCTCATAATGCCACCACCCAATGTTTCAACAAGTTCTGGACTTATGGGAGTGCCACCACCAAATATTTCAAGTAATTCTGGACTTCTGGCAATGCAGCATCCAGCTGCAGTTCCAAACATGCCTCATTTAAATATCAGTAATCAAAGAATGCCAGGAATGCCTCTTATAGATATCCGTCCAGGCCTAATGCCCCATTCGCCTGGACCAAGGTTTCCATTAATGCAGCCAGGAATGCCACCACAGCGTGCTATTCCTCCTCCCACAATCCTTGATCCATCTCTTCACCCACCACCACCTCGAGGTCCTTTTCCTCCAGGAGATATTTTTAATCAAACAGAAAGACCTTTTGGAACACCAGGAAGACAAAATATTGATAACATTTCTAATCCAGAGAAAAGGCTACCACTTGGAGGTGATAACATTCAACAGGAGGGGGACAGAGATTATCGCTTTCCTCCGGTGGAAAACCGAGATAATCTTAACAGACCATCTCCAGTGGATGTCAGAGATTCTGTTGGACGACCACCACTTGATCCAAGAGAGGGTATAGGAAGGCCTCCAGTAGATGGAAGAGAACACTTTGCAAGACCACATATAGACATGAGAGAAAATTTTGGAAGACCAGGTATAGATAACCTTGGCCGAAGAGAGCATTTTGGTTTCAATTCAGACAagcactggggacagagagGAGATTATGATGAAAGAGAGCACCATGCCTTCCCTATTTATGGTGGCCCTAAAGGCTTTCATGAAGACAGAGAGAGGTTTCGGCATGTAAACTATAGGTTTGATAGTAGAAGTGGTCCTAGTTGGAATAGAGGATTTGAACAAGATGCTCACAGAGATTTTGATGACCGCAGAAGACCCTGGGAAAGACAGAGGGATAGGGATGacagagattttaatttttgcagAGAAATTAATGGAAACAGGTTTGGAAGAGACAGAATGTCAAACAACTGGATCCCGCCTCCACATCCACGGgtttttgaatattttgatgGGGCCACTTCTCAACGCAAAGCTGATAATATGCCCCAGGTAAATGGTGAAAATACAGAGACAGACAGTCAGCCACCAACTGCACAGGTGCAGGATGATCCAGAACTTTATGAAAAACTGACATCTTCTGTCGAGATAAACAAAGAGAAGAGTGACACAGAAGCTGATATAGAGAGTGAACCAGTGGTAGAAAGCACAGAAACTGAGGGGACATAA